A genomic segment from uncultured Methanobrevibacter sp. encodes:
- a CDS encoding Ig-like domain repeat protein, translated as MNNKTLILIGLCICLLFTLPMVSAAEISADSGLIDNSVIESNFDNVDSDIASSIEDDAFIDSVVADDGDISQIPAKGEKLSQSNPDNDILSADGNGNSFTDLKILIDNATYSGNPLTLNRDFTFVDGDDDAFKNGIVISSPITIIGANHIIDANSLARIFVIESDNVFLNGITFRNAKTTDSSDYDTDYDTNGGAVYIHGDHTTLENCSFINNTAYEKGGAIYIDGSDCILNHTVFRDNIAHDDGGAIAWYGQNGIIYDLNASGNTADGENGNPNGGTLLITGNNIHMDKLNISNSRLYKDGGERALRGGAIFLTGNNCNITNSVFTNCSVESTVENSSGGAIYVLGNNTNIVNCNFTNNTASEDGGAIYIEGKDCTLNKTVFIGNVAHNDGGAIEWNGDNGVIYDLTASRNYADCGNGGSKGGTLLIAGDNMVLDKLNVSNTFVNGEHYSGSSAVQGGALALSGNNCNITNSTFTNCSVVYYKDNSNASGGALYIWGNNTNIVNCNFTNNTASEDGGAIYIEGKDCTLNNTVFIGNVAHNDGGAIEWNGDNGRVYNLTAIGNYADSSEGYYYGNPSEGSSKGGTLVLSGNNMNLEKLNITNSRVFANHYTGDKPLQGGAVFLTGNNCNISDSIFHKCSVNYNKGKSYGGAMYIIGNNANLSNCNFTNNTAVLGAGAIYIDGSNTFLDNCNVLNNSANDAGGIWIYGKENIINNTNISNNKASNNGGGVYYQGNNNTVSYSIIDHNTAKNGANVYMVANMIGGKLIGCNITNGRASNFGGGVEWLEKSTDCLIKDCYFYNDTSAGHGGGVHWYPGTNGQIDNCTFESCHVDKEKNGGAIYAGATGGTQASGTIISNSKFINCTSGSRGVLTWIGNNGLIVNNTFIDCGKSSGSTNYGGVQAIQIQQGNNNQIIGCNFTNCTSTLGGGAIRLQGDGSNLVNNITIADCHFDNCTAQQSAGAIYMNSLVRNVKLENNTFTDNHAPNYGALFIDDAATISSFVNNNFTNNSATASDGNGGAARLHANINVVNSTFTANSCNGSGGAIYTASNLEVSGSTFENNTAKFGGAIATENSNLVVDQSTFKYNKAESGSAISTATIDMSNTELLENQASFDKWENENYIFADDHLTVSGTFVGKDNLLNGIKANSGTFNNVTYCGVNGGGVGEGTTNTDDVLSANSYNEVHQIVVMEVYDVNGELKYNLTNYTDEDGNYNFDLSLDGAVVSLVKVYHPEDNYYTGAEYEIVRVPSKLDIDCENIYVDDEERITFKVTGKDTPTGNITVFINDTDGNVIFNDTISLNGSGEANITLTGLNASQYYIYAIYNGDNDYIPDDETAQFNVSKWNSTVEVVPIPSIIYGSLEDINITVSSDGTSGNFTGNLIMNITSEDAIGFENISQIIITIGDDGKVIDWTINDMILPVGNYTIAVAYSGNYKYNGNSSKAKFTVNPIDSSVTVDPVNITYGEDEIIKYNVTDGATGNVTITITGDALDEPIVLPEVPIVNGTVGVVVADLLGGNYTVNVTYNGDNNFNPSSAVANFSVGKATPSVNVNTTYIDYHDSESIKVNVTGVDGDIPTGNVTVVVFNETGGVVYNQTHNLTNGAVTVHVDDLVAGKYNVTVSYNGDDNYRHADGNANFTVNKIDPSILVNASDIDYHDSETINVTVNDDATGTVSITVKNETGDVVYSNSSELSGSKASFTVPDLSAGKYNVTVEYSGDNNYNAEIGKANFTVNKIDTPVNLETENITYGEEETISVSVNDDATGSVTITIYSKDDTPVYSETVPIDEASAQITVPGLNAGNYTVHVDYSGDGNYKTNSTEGKFEVAKADAIVEIHVYDIIYGDIEELTVTCNAPGTVTIYVNGASVTLPLENGYGHILFASWLSPYSGKAQWDLENLAAGTYPAKVHYNGNENYNEAEDEDVFNVLKKETSVTVSVDDIKVGEDAVINVELSPSAAPGKLTITVDGKEYTVTPKNGKASIKVPGLKAGNHTVTVSYPGSENYTESSNETTFAVSKVKPDIDVSAPTIKVGEDGKITVTLPKDATGKVTIEIDGKNYTSQIKDGKAVFTVSGLKVGKHSIKVFYTGDDKYESSVVDGGYIKVIEDNNNGSNDHKGHANGIDLSTKATGNPVLALLFVLVFLGIIPLKRKKDEEDED; from the coding sequence ATGAATAATAAGACATTAATTCTTATTGGATTATGCATATGTCTTTTATTTACCCTACCAATGGTTTCAGCTGCTGAAATAAGCGCTGATTCCGGTTTAATTGATAATTCAGTGATTGAATCCAATTTTGATAATGTAGATTCAGATATTGCTTCCAGCATTGAAGATGATGCTTTTATAGATAGTGTTGTTGCTGATGATGGGGACATTTCTCAAATTCCAGCAAAAGGAGAGAAACTTTCCCAAAGCAATCCGGACAATGATATTCTATCTGCAGATGGCAATGGAAACAGTTTCACAGATTTGAAGATTCTTATTGACAATGCAACTTACTCAGGGAATCCCTTAACATTGAATCGTGATTTTACTTTCGTTGATGGGGATGACGATGCTTTTAAAAACGGTATTGTCATCAGCTCTCCAATCACTATCATAGGTGCCAATCACATTATTGATGCAAATTCCTTAGCAAGAATCTTTGTTATAGAATCTGATAATGTGTTCTTGAATGGAATCACCTTTAGAAATGCTAAAACAACCGATTCAAGTGATTATGACACAGATTATGACACAAATGGTGGAGCAGTTTACATTCACGGAGATCACACTACTTTGGAAAATTGTAGTTTCATCAATAATACCGCTTATGAAAAGGGTGGAGCTATTTATATCGATGGAAGTGACTGTATTTTGAATCATACAGTTTTCCGTGACAATATCGCTCATGACGATGGTGGTGCGATCGCATGGTATGGTCAAAATGGTATAATCTATGACTTGAATGCTTCCGGCAATACAGCTGATGGTGAAAACGGTAATCCTAATGGAGGTACCTTGCTAATTACAGGTAACAATATCCATATGGATAAGCTCAATATTTCCAACAGTCGTCTTTATAAAGATGGTGGAGAAAGAGCCCTTAGAGGGGGTGCTATCTTCTTAACTGGTAATAACTGTAACATTACCAATTCAGTATTCACTAACTGTTCCGTTGAGTCCACAGTAGAAAATTCATCAGGTGGTGCAATCTATGTTCTTGGTAACAATACCAACATAGTAAATTGTAACTTTACCAACAACACTGCAAGTGAAGATGGTGGTGCAATTTACATTGAAGGTAAGGACTGTACCTTGAATAAAACTGTTTTCATTGGCAATGTTGCTCACAATGATGGTGGTGCAATCGAATGGAACGGTGACAATGGAGTAATCTATGACTTGACCGCTTCCAGAAATTATGCAGACTGTGGAAACGGTGGTTCCAAAGGAGGAACTCTTCTTATAGCCGGTGACAATATGGTTTTGGATAAACTAAATGTTTCCAATACCTTTGTTAATGGTGAACATTACTCAGGAAGTAGTGCCGTCCAAGGGGGAGCTTTAGCTTTATCCGGTAATAACTGTAACATTACCAATTCTACATTCACAAATTGTTCTGTAGTTTACTATAAGGATAATTCAAACGCTTCCGGTGGTGCATTGTACATCTGGGGTAACAATACCAATATAGTAAATTGTAACTTTACCAACAACACTGCAAGTGAAGATGGTGGTGCAATTTACATTGAAGGTAAGGACTGTACCTTGAATAATACTGTCTTTATTGGCAATGTTGCTCACAATGATGGTGGTGCAATCGAATGGAATGGTGACAATGGTAGAGTCTATAATTTAACTGCTATTGGCAATTACGCTGACAGTTCAGAAGGTTACTATTATGGAAACCCTTCTGAAGGCAGTTCCAAGGGAGGTACCCTTGTTCTAAGCGGAAACAATATGAATTTGGAAAAACTTAACATTACCAATAGCCGTGTTTTTGCTAATCATTATACTGGTGATAAACCTCTCCAAGGTGGAGCAGTCTTTTTAACTGGAAACAATTGTAACATCAGCGATTCCATATTCCACAAATGTTCTGTCAATTACAATAAGGGCAAGTCTTATGGTGGAGCAATGTATATCATTGGTAACAATGCTAACTTAAGCAATTGTAACTTCACCAACAACACTGCTGTTCTTGGCGCAGGAGCCATATACATTGATGGTAGTAATACCTTTTTGGATAACTGTAATGTTTTGAATAACTCTGCAAATGATGCTGGAGGAATATGGATTTATGGTAAGGAAAACATCATTAACAATACTAACATTTCCAACAATAAGGCATCTAACAATGGTGGAGGTGTTTACTATCAAGGTAACAATAACACTGTCAGCTATTCCATTATAGACCATAACACTGCAAAAAATGGTGCTAATGTTTATATGGTAGCAAATATGATTGGTGGTAAGCTTATCGGATGTAACATTACAAATGGTCGCGCTTCCAATTTTGGAGGTGGAGTGGAATGGCTTGAAAAATCTACAGACTGTCTGATTAAGGATTGTTATTTCTATAATGACACTTCAGCAGGTCATGGAGGTGGAGTCCACTGGTACCCTGGTACAAACGGTCAGATAGATAACTGTACCTTTGAAAGTTGTCATGTGGACAAAGAAAAGAACGGTGGTGCAATTTATGCAGGTGCTACTGGTGGTACCCAAGCTAGTGGAACAATAATATCCAACAGCAAATTCATTAATTGTACATCTGGTAGTAGAGGAGTCCTTACTTGGATTGGAAATAACGGTTTAATCGTTAATAACACCTTTATTGATTGTGGTAAATCATCCGGATCTACTAATTATGGTGGTGTGCAAGCTATACAAATTCAACAGGGTAATAACAATCAAATCATTGGATGTAATTTCACTAACTGTACCAGTACTCTTGGAGGAGGTGCAATAAGACTTCAAGGTGATGGTAGTAATCTTGTGAATAATATTACTATTGCAGATTGTCACTTTGATAATTGTACTGCTCAACAGTCAGCAGGAGCTATATATATGAATTCTCTTGTTAGAAATGTGAAACTTGAAAACAACACATTCACAGATAACCATGCTCCTAATTATGGTGCATTGTTTATTGATGATGCAGCAACAATATCCTCATTTGTAAACAATAACTTTACAAATAACAGCGCTACTGCCAGTGATGGAAATGGTGGTGCTGCTAGATTGCATGCAAATATCAATGTTGTAAATTCAACATTCACTGCAAATTCATGTAATGGTTCCGGTGGAGCTATTTACACTGCTAGCAACCTTGAAGTATCAGGATCTACATTTGAAAACAACACTGCTAAATTTGGTGGTGCAATAGCAACTGAAAATTCCAATTTGGTTGTAGATCAGTCCACTTTCAAATACAACAAGGCGGAATCCGGTTCCGCTATTAGTACAGCTACAATTGACATGAGCAATACTGAATTGCTTGAAAACCAAGCTTCATTTGATAAATGGGAAAATGAGAATTATATATTTGCAGATGACCATTTAACAGTTAGCGGTACATTTGTAGGAAAAGATAATCTCTTAAACGGTATTAAAGCAAATTCAGGCACTTTCAATAATGTTACATACTGTGGTGTAAATGGTGGAGGAGTTGGCGAAGGAACAACCAATACTGATGATGTTCTTTCAGCTAATTCATACAATGAAGTTCATCAAATTGTGGTCATGGAAGTCTATGATGTAAATGGTGAATTGAAATATAATCTAACCAATTACACTGATGAAGACGGTAACTATAACTTTGACTTGTCTTTAGATGGTGCTGTTGTATCTTTAGTTAAAGTTTACCATCCAGAGGATAATTATTACACTGGTGCTGAATATGAAATCGTGAGAGTCCCATCCAAACTAGATATTGATTGTGAGAACATTTATGTTGACGATGAGGAAAGAATCACTTTCAAGGTTACAGGTAAGGACACTCCTACCGGCAATATCACTGTATTCATTAACGATACAGATGGAAATGTAATATTCAATGATACCATTTCTTTAAATGGTTCTGGTGAAGCAAACATAACCCTTACCGGATTAAATGCAAGCCAGTATTACATTTATGCAATCTATAATGGAGACAATGATTACATACCTGATGATGAAACTGCCCAGTTCAATGTAAGCAAATGGAATTCAACCGTGGAAGTTGTTCCTATTCCATCTATCATCTATGGATCTTTGGAAGATATCAACATTACAGTTAGTTCAGATGGCACAAGTGGAAACTTCACTGGAAACCTTATTATGAACATTACAAGTGAAGATGCAATCGGATTTGAAAACATTAGCCAAATAATCATCACTATTGGCGATGATGGCAAAGTGATTGACTGGACCATTAATGACATGATTTTACCTGTAGGCAATTACACTATAGCTGTTGCTTATTCGGGAAATTACAAATACAATGGAAACAGTTCCAAAGCTAAATTCACTGTAAATCCAATTGATTCCAGTGTTACTGTGGATCCTGTTAACATCACTTATGGTGAAGATGAAATCATCAAGTATAATGTTACTGATGGTGCTACTGGTAATGTGACCATTACCATTACTGGTGATGCTTTGGATGAGCCTATTGTATTGCCTGAGGTTCCTATCGTGAATGGTACTGTTGGTGTAGTTGTAGCTGATTTACTCGGCGGTAACTATACTGTTAACGTGACTTATAATGGTGACAATAACTTCAATCCATCAAGCGCTGTTGCTAATTTCTCTGTTGGTAAGGCTACTCCTAGTGTGAATGTTAATACCACTTACATTGATTATCATGACAGTGAATCCATTAAAGTCAATGTGACTGGTGTGGATGGTGATATTCCTACTGGTAATGTGACTGTTGTCGTTTTCAATGAAACTGGTGGTGTTGTCTATAATCAAACCCATAATCTTACTAATGGTGCTGTCACTGTTCATGTTGACGATTTAGTTGCAGGTAAGTATAATGTGACTGTTAGCTATAATGGTGATGATAATTATAGACATGCTGATGGTAATGCTAATTTCACTGTAAACAAGATTGATCCTTCAATTCTTGTTAATGCAAGTGATATTGATTATCATGACAGCGAAACCATTAATGTTACAGTTAATGATGACGCAACAGGTACTGTAAGCATTACAGTTAAAAATGAAACAGGTGATGTTGTTTATAGTAACAGTTCTGAACTTAGTGGTAGCAAAGCTAGTTTCACTGTTCCTGATTTGTCTGCTGGCAAATATAATGTCACAGTTGAATATTCTGGTGATAACAATTACAATGCAGAAATCGGTAAAGCTAATTTCACCGTTAATAAGATTGATACTCCAGTAAACTTAGAAACTGAGAATATCACTTATGGTGAAGAGGAAACAATAAGCGTTTCTGTTAATGATGATGCTACTGGTAGTGTGACTATCACTATCTATTCAAAGGATGACACTCCTGTTTATAGTGAAACTGTTCCTATTGATGAGGCAAGTGCACAAATCACTGTTCCTGGATTGAATGCAGGTAACTACACAGTTCATGTTGATTACTCTGGTGATGGCAACTATAAAACAAATAGTACAGAAGGCAAGTTTGAAGTTGCTAAAGCTGATGCAATAGTTGAGATTCATGTTTATGACATTATCTATGGTGATATAGAAGAGCTTACAGTAACCTGTAATGCTCCAGGTACTGTCACTATCTATGTAAATGGTGCTAGTGTAACCTTGCCACTTGAAAATGGTTATGGTCATATTCTATTTGCAAGTTGGCTAAGTCCATATTCAGGCAAGGCACAATGGGACCTTGAAAACTTGGCAGCAGGCACTTACCCTGCTAAAGTTCATTACAATGGTAATGAAAACTACAACGAGGCAGAGGATGAGGATGTCTTCAATGTACTTAAAAAGGAAACATCCGTAACAGTATCTGTTGATGATATCAAGGTTGGCGAAGATGCAGTCATCAATGTGGAATTATCACCTAGCGCTGCTCCTGGAAAACTAACAATTACTGTTGATGGAAAAGAATATACTGTAACTCCTAAAAACGGTAAGGCAAGTATTAAAGTTCCAGGATTAAAAGCAGGCAATCACACTGTAACTGTTTCATACCCTGGAAGTGAAAATTACACTGAAAGTTCAAATGAGACTACATTCGCTGTATCTAAGGTTAAACCGGATATTGATGTTAGTGCACCAACAATTAAAGTGGGTGAAGATGGTAAAATCACTGTAACTCTACCAAAAGACGCAACTGGTAAGGTTACTATTGAAATAGATGGCAAAAATTACACTTCTCAAATCAAAGATGGTAAAGCTGTATTTACAGTAAGTGGCTTGAAAGTGGGCAAACATTCAATTAAGGTTTTCTACACAGGTGATGACAAATATGAATCATCTGTAGTTGATGGTGGATACATTAAAGTCATAGAAGATAACAATAATGGCTCTAATGATCATAAAGGTCATGCTAATGGCATTGATTTGTCTACTAAAGCTACTGGAAACCCAGTTTTAGCACTTTTATTTGTACTTGTATTCTTAGGCATTATACCATTAAAAAGAAAAAAAGACGAAGAAGATGAGGATTAA
- a CDS encoding DNA primase: MVLVSYLNPLSQEGRNIVRGLGGLEEIYSHNDDLMDIVIHTNRQTISNQEVVPETLVDLALNRIKWYIERKNNKDFNPNDYAYFFNERIAEYDTIVFHILAQAIANKFRPGSREVKLFVESQGLMIEDRLIKLPLSERKEAVEEILSDLLIQDGIEWSFLKDLVATKKLSLTDLVLQNGEIVLDREEFVYSFGDEFSDRSPERIYDILIGDNLRELILTKLLMQKTEDYIKSIQDQLAIVEMHPAIVELGEMLDETITESLAKYSTYYASGGAYGNMEIGKLIREAFPPCIENTVNGVSSGGRNDAIVLLLTSFVSYARLYPGIFGSDRTVKVSDIDTNLNITLNEILPLIFEAADNCTPPLFEDQPQEKINIISKLGFGMHEEVSLENEGETKWYTPMSCEKIKMHLPHLCKENKDCAKINNPLSYYSRKKWIMSKNGELPSDDSSKGDSKTDSKE, encoded by the coding sequence ATGGTTTTAGTTTCTTATTTGAATCCCCTATCACAGGAAGGAAGGAATATTGTAAGGGGATTAGGTGGACTTGAAGAGATATATTCACATAATGATGATCTTATGGATATTGTTATTCATACCAATCGTCAGACCATTTCCAATCAGGAGGTTGTTCCTGAAACTCTTGTCGATTTGGCTTTAAATCGTATAAAATGGTATATTGAACGTAAAAACAATAAGGACTTTAATCCTAACGATTATGCTTATTTTTTCAATGAAAGAATAGCTGAATATGATACCATTGTCTTTCACATATTGGCTCAAGCTATTGCAAATAAGTTTAGGCCAGGTTCCCGTGAGGTTAAGCTGTTTGTGGAATCCCAAGGTTTGATGATTGAGGACAGATTGATCAAGCTTCCATTATCTGAAAGGAAAGAGGCTGTAGAAGAGATTTTAAGCGATTTGCTTATTCAAGATGGCATTGAATGGTCTTTCTTAAAGGATTTAGTGGCCACTAAGAAATTGTCCTTGACAGATCTGGTTCTTCAAAATGGAGAAATAGTTTTGGATAGGGAAGAGTTTGTTTACTCATTTGGTGATGAATTCAGTGATAGGTCTCCAGAGAGGATTTATGATATCTTGATTGGAGACAATTTGAGAGAGCTTATTTTAACTAAGCTATTGATGCAGAAGACTGAAGATTACATAAAGTCAATTCAGGATCAATTGGCTATAGTTGAAATGCATCCTGCCATTGTTGAATTAGGTGAAATGCTTGATGAGACTATTACTGAATCATTAGCTAAATACAGCACTTATTATGCAAGCGGTGGCGCTTACGGCAATATGGAAATTGGAAAACTCATTAGGGAAGCTTTCCCTCCATGCATTGAAAACACTGTAAATGGTGTGTCATCAGGTGGAAGAAATGATGCTATCGTTCTTCTTTTAACTTCATTTGTATCTTATGCAAGGCTCTATCCAGGTATTTTTGGCTCTGATAGGACAGTAAAGGTTTCAGACATTGATACAAACCTTAACATTACCTTAAATGAGATATTGCCTCTTATCTTTGAAGCAGCAGACAATTGTACTCCTCCTTTGTTTGAGGACCAGCCTCAGGAAAAGATAAACATCATATCAAAATTAGGATTTGGAATGCATGAGGAAGTAAGTCTTGAAAATGAGGGAGAGACCAAATGGTACACTCCAATGAGTTGTGAAAAGATCAAGATGCATTTGCCACATCTTTGTAAGGAAAATAAGGATTGCGCTAAGATTAACAATCCATTGAGCTATTATTCAAGGAAAAAATGGATAATGAGCAAGAATGGGGAATTGCCTTCTGATGATAGCTCTAAAGGGGATTCTAAAACTGATTCTAAAGAATAG
- a CDS encoding DUF530 domain-containing protein, whose translation MDESLMITESEKFLNQIEKERLDLTNLKNDFNDLESFLEIYELLKGNLDKLQEMKESMDESGYTAPFRSLNRYGSRVSEDVDFEELGEISRHNQIFRNKASAKKNSFDRVKYAISAHRIALGNLEEYAKIRCKDCKKSYRVSSFLDNGKVCKCGSSNFEFKINHSGVHRLEIIPYLPLSGNYMVLMSGLSSWGRESFKRVLNILKQQRRGVVKTVTPIVKYKENGRTITKRVPLDSEFADSYEEELRRRFGKGVRIERLEFHRTKPTIINDKHTCTNLALAYVKHAEDIVERHGEAIFEDKIKDLNNLKIYDEIIYSVNLEKPEFIDSSDLEDWRKDKINKTLEELGLIDKFGHLDRGLKKDLKEREKIKTKIFADIAPTLILWDISKYYLCTSQDRRKRYGSPFPYIRGDIDRQQRKVFQNPHTQVVDLLREKEKEHILSVPDMDLLLHKKFKFEGRIKNLNIKLNYAAVGPAIVFTNSNYSIKEVSHAFKVGEKSIKREINNMKSIRKPNTKRSRDFIDLVKNKS comes from the coding sequence ATGGATGAATCATTGATGATAACAGAGTCTGAAAAATTTCTAAATCAAATAGAGAAGGAAAGATTAGATTTAACTAATCTAAAGAATGATTTTAATGATTTAGAGTCATTTTTAGAAATCTATGAACTTCTTAAAGGAAATTTGGATAAGCTTCAGGAAATGAAGGAAAGCATGGATGAAAGCGGTTATACTGCTCCATTCAGATCCTTGAATCGTTATGGTTCCCGTGTAAGTGAGGATGTTGATTTTGAGGAATTAGGTGAAATAAGTCGCCATAATCAAATCTTCAGAAACAAGGCATCTGCCAAGAAGAACAGTTTTGATAGGGTAAAATATGCTATTTCTGCTCATAGAATCGCATTAGGCAATCTTGAGGAATATGCTAAAATAAGATGCAAGGACTGCAAGAAGTCCTATCGTGTAAGCAGTTTTCTCGATAATGGAAAGGTCTGCAAGTGTGGTTCCTCTAATTTTGAATTCAAGATTAACCATTCTGGTGTTCACAGACTTGAAATAATCCCTTATCTTCCATTATCCGGTAATTACATGGTCTTGATGTCTGGTCTTTCAAGCTGGGGAAGGGAATCCTTCAAAAGGGTTCTAAACATCTTAAAACAGCAAAGAAGAGGAGTTGTAAAGACAGTAACTCCTATTGTCAAGTATAAAGAAAACGGCAGAACAATCACCAAAAGGGTTCCTCTTGACAGTGAATTTGCAGACAGCTATGAAGAGGAGCTTAGAAGAAGATTCGGTAAGGGAGTTCGTATTGAAAGATTGGAATTCCACAGAACCAAGCCGACAATCATCAATGACAAGCACACATGCACCAATTTGGCTCTTGCTTATGTAAAGCATGCTGAAGATATTGTAGAGCGTCATGGAGAAGCTATTTTTGAAGACAAAATCAAGGATTTAAACAATCTAAAAATCTATGATGAGATAATATACTCAGTCAATCTTGAAAAGCCAGAATTCATTGATTCAAGCGATTTAGAGGATTGGAGAAAGGATAAAATCAACAAGACCCTTGAAGAGTTAGGCTTGATAGACAAGTTTGGCCATTTGGATAGAGGATTAAAGAAAGACCTAAAGGAAAGGGAAAAGATAAAGACAAAGATCTTTGCAGACATTGCCCCTACATTGATATTGTGGGACATCTCCAAATACTATTTATGCACTTCCCAAGACAGGCGTAAGCGTTACGGTTCACCTTTCCCATACATTCGTGGAGACATAGACAGGCAACAGCGTAAGGTATTCCAGAATCCACACACTCAAGTGGTTGACCTTTTAAGGGAAAAGGAGAAAGAGCACATCTTATCTGTTCCGGATATGGATTTATTGTTGCATAAGAAGTTCAAGTTTGAAGGAAGAATCAAAAACCTCAACATCAAGTTGAATTATGCTGCTGTAGGTCCAGCTATCGTATTCACCAATTCCAATTACAGCATTAAAGAAGTTTCACATGCCTTTAAAGTAGGTGAAAAGAGCATTAAGCGTGAAATTAATAATATGAAAAGCATTAGAAAACCTAACACTAAACGTTCCAGAGACTTTATTGATTTGGTAAAGAACAAATCTTAA
- a CDS encoding multidrug transporter codes for MSSLISIPTLPLVVIALICGILSFISTRLVMPWLIRKLEKAEIIGKDIHKSSRPIVAEMGGMGILFGFIIGIFVGIILFPTLTFQLVVVLVVVLLVGMVGMVDDLIVLSSKEKLFLLFLAGIPLWWIAPPNVGLLYMLLIPIAVSICSNLTNMLAGLNGIESGLGVISMTSLTISCIILGKYDVAIISMSMLGTLIAFLYYNKYPAKVFPGDTGTLIIGATIAAIAFIGRVKLIAFIVLLPNIMDAALKFYSAGVMERQQHKPTQLNDDGKLVRPEQGFKSLIRFVLRKPVDEKTAVMMIWGIGILFGILGIIVAILMPGVTHNQTFAQFIHLKDIFYYLG; via the coding sequence ATGTCAAGTTTAATTTCAATTCCCACATTGCCTTTAGTTGTTATTGCATTGATTTGTGGGATCTTATCATTTATCAGTACTCGATTAGTCATGCCATGGCTTATTCGTAAGCTTGAGAAGGCAGAAATCATAGGAAAGGATATCCATAAATCCTCTCGACCTATTGTAGCTGAAATGGGTGGTATGGGGATACTATTTGGTTTTATTATAGGAATTTTTGTAGGTATAATTCTTTTCCCAACATTGACATTCCAATTGGTAGTTGTTCTTGTTGTAGTTTTACTTGTTGGAATGGTTGGTATGGTGGATGACTTGATTGTCTTGTCATCTAAGGAAAAATTGTTCTTGCTCTTTTTGGCAGGTATCCCATTATGGTGGATTGCACCACCTAATGTTGGTCTTTTGTACATGCTCTTGATTCCAATAGCTGTTTCTATCTGTTCCAATTTAACCAATATGCTTGCAGGATTGAATGGTATTGAATCAGGTCTTGGAGTTATTTCTATGACTTCCCTTACAATAAGCTGTATCATCCTTGGAAAATATGATGTAGCTATTATAAGCATGAGCATGTTAGGTACCTTAATTGCTTTCCTCTATTACAATAAGTATCCTGCAAAGGTTTTCCCTGGAGATACCGGTACACTTATCATTGGAGCAACCATTGCTGCCATTGCATTTATTGGTAGGGTAAAATTGATTGCATTTATTGTTCTTTTGCCTAATATCATGGATGCAGCACTTAAATTCTATAGTGCTGGAGTTATGGAAAGGCAACAGCATAAGCCTACTCAGTTAAATGATGATGGTAAATTGGTAAGGCCTGAACAAGGATTCAAATCTTTAATCAGATTTGTTTTAAGAAAGCCTGTTGATGAAAAAACTGCTGTAATGATGATTTGGGGTATTGGCATTTTATTTGGTATACTTGGAATAATTGTAGCTATTTTAATGCCTGGAGTTACTCACAATCAAACATTTGCACAATTCATTCATCTAAAAGATATTTTCTATTATTTAGGATAA